ATACCGCTGATGCTCTTTTCGCCTGCCCTATGGCGATATTTTCTATTAGCATTTACGTATGGTGTAAGTTCTGACTTGTCGTCACCAAGGCTTCCGGGTTGCAAGTCGCCTGTCATGGTGGTAAACAGGCTCATTTGTTCATCTTCACTTGACTCATCGGACATGTAGTCGGCCAGCTCCGGGTCGATGATATTATCGTCGTGGAAGGCAGGAAACTTTGGCTTCTTAgcgctctcatcatcaatgccaCGTCTAAAAGGTGCTCTCTCTTCCGGTGCAGGTTTGAAACGGTTCAGGAAGCCAGCATGTTTAGAGTGATGTCGTTTATGGCCTGCAGAAGAATGTGGCCTTGCACTTAGTGATTTGAGAGACCGTGAAGAGCCTGGCCTACTCAATTGGGGCGCGTCGATCTCCAGAATGGCTGCAGTACGAGATTCTCCAAGGCGGCGAGTTGCAGGTATAGCCATCATTGGTGTCGTCACAGGTCTCGATACGGGTCTCGAGTCTTCTGATCCTTCGGAGGCAACCCCAGATTCGTTATCTCTCGGCTTAGACTGGCTTGCGCTGCTGGGGCTTTTCGCATGATTTGCGCCGAAGAATCTTGGCATAAACGATTGTTCATCTCCAGAGTCCTCTGAACCGCTTCCATCGAAACGTCTGGTGATGACTTCGAGACATCGCTTACAAACGCGTAGCGAACCTTGCACACCGAACTTCTCGCCTGAGATCACAGTGGTGCATTTCGAATCAAAGATGCATCCGCAAGTTCTGCAATGATGCTTTCTCCTGAATGCACTGAACGGCGTCTGGCAGAGGAAACACTCCTTGACAGTATCATCTTTCATCCAGAATTCTTTGCTCAAAACCTGCTTACGCATGCGAGTGAGCTGCGCATTCACCTGTTCAGAGGCTTCCTCACTACTCGTGACAGTGCCGGGTATTCTGAAATCGCCCGAAGCCATCTTTTGTGGTTTCGGGTTGTTAGAGAAGGAATCGTGGCAAACAGAATCATGAGCAGATGTGCTGACGTGGCTAGGCTCAGCAGTTCCCCTGTCCAATGAGGAATCTCTCGAGTTTTGGCCTCCAGGGGATCTCGACCGGCTGATTCGATCGATAACAGCAGGCTTCCTTCTTACACTGTCGGGTGACAGTAACGACGAGGTGACTGAAGGGCTACGAAGACTTCGGGTCTGCAGCGATGGTGTACGGTGGTGTGTACTCCTGGGACTTGTCGGACTTTTGATACTTTCGTCGATACTTGAAGTGTCCTCACGCTTAGACCTGGGGGgaagcttgccatctttCATGTCGTACAGACTGGCCGATGATTCAGCAATCGTTAGATGCGCTTGTAAATCTGCTCGGCTGCTGGTACTCTTTCGGCTCGATCCGACGCCGCCACTGTCCTCAGTGCGGATGGTGGTATGACTAGGATCTCTGTGTACCGTAACAGGGGCGATCGTAGGGTCAGCGGCGATAGAGCTGGGTGCCTTTTTGGAGAAGCTTTGACGGTTCGTAGGGTTGGACTTCTGGTTAGACATTAGGCTGATActcgatggcttggatgaCTGTGCTTGCGGTCGAGGTTCGATATTGCCGCCACTTTGACTTGTAGATGCCCCATCATTGGGTATGACCTGAGACGAGGACGTGGATAGTGAGGCGCCGGTGTCGGCTCGACTAAGCGAGCCGATAGAGGCCTTGGAGCCATGATTGGCAACAATCGAGGTTCTTTTGGAGGAAGGCTCTGACCTTTCTCCTGATGGTTGTTCCTGGGGTGATTTGGAGGTGCCTCCGCCACCTACAGCCTCCCTCAAACGACTATAGAGTCCACTAAAGCCTTGTTGGACTAGATCGCCTGCTATTCCTTTGTTTTCTGAGGTTGGTGCTGCTACGGGAGGCGGTGCGAAGTCGTTGAAGGTAGTTAGAGTCTCACACTGGCTAGCGGATGTGTGTATCTTGTCTAGGGCATGAGCAAGTTGCCCTGTAGAAATCGAGTTGATAGAATCGCGGCGGTTACGGATGAGAGAGCTTGTCGATGCCACGGAGCCGGATCTGGGCCGCGACATGTTGAGAACGTTGTTATTCTGAGAATGGGCTGGCAGATCCAGCGTATGAAAACTCGAAGCGACTTGAGCAATGAGGTTGGAGGTCGGTATATGGATGCACGGCGATCGTCAACAGGAAGGCCTTAGAAGTCTTAAGACTCAAAGCATGTGACGTTTGTCTGCTTCGAGTTGCTCAAGCAAACGCAGCAGCCACAGTTCGAGTATAGGTTATCAACAGCATGGTGATCCGACGAACTTTAAAGAAATGGGTAAAGCACTTGGTGGACGGACGGGGAATGCAGAGTGGAAGCGACGAGTGGTGCGGAGAAGTCAAGGTCGATCTTCAGGGTTTCGCAGATCGGTGAAGCTGTTGTGGATAGGCAGACGAAACTGCAAGAAACCCAAGGTTGGGGTCTCTCGTCTTGGAAAAGACGGAATGGAGCGGGCTAAGGTTAAGGTAGTGCAGACAGGCTCTGATAGCGGATAAGGCAAGAGACAGGAAGCAAAACGACGAAAGGGCATCAGCTGGATGCTGGATGCTGCGGCGCAGAAGGAATATGCTATCCCGCACAGCTAATCACTGCTGTACGTGGTGAAGATCCAAGGTCGAGAGCAACCTTTGGGCATCTGAGATGGGCGTTTGAATGCGTGATGGCGTCAGACCCTTGCAAGGCAGCCGAAGCCTGAAGCCTGGACTGGTCTACGGGAGCAAGAAACTTTGAGACATGTCATGggatgtcaaaataaactcaacaAAAGGTATATCGAGCTTAGGCTAAATCTACCTtagtctttttgtcactaAATATTAaagtcctgagttttctttcctcccctagactGTTAACGACATGGGGGTCACCGGTACATGCAGGTCTCGCTTGGGTTACTTTTTTGCTGTTGTGGAACAGTCAACGTTGGCATGAGTTGATTGTGTCTTGATGACCATTTCAATGCGATATATGACTCTCCCTCAGTAGGCAATTTTGCTTGAATCTCACTTAAAATCTCCTACAAAATCACTGTAatctcgtcgtcttcatcctccgGTTTGCGTCTATCGAGATCACCAACTTGAGCCTCTGAGCACAAACGAACTAAAAATTCCAAGTACCGATGACTTGGCGCTGATCAAGCACGAGCCACCCACCTACCACACCTTACAAAGGACCCCGCAGCAGCTGCGAACACGGCCAGACGGCCCAAAATTACCCGTCGCGTCGCGCTGAATTTCGCTTCGATTCGATAGACCTCAAGCTTTCAAGAAAGCATTTTCACTAAAGCTTCACTCTGAGAGGTCCATTGTTACCTCGCACAAAACTTTCTATCTGCAGAAGGAAACCCGCCATTCATCCATCGCATACGTCGCACGTCTCGAAAACCCTATTCTTGCCACACACCTTCTTCCGATCTCTTCGCCCCGTCGTACAGAATCCTCATCGAAGCCGCCCATGTAACATCCACACATCGCGACCGGTTGCGGGCAATCTTTCGCATCCCAATGTCTCCCAAATCGTCCCCTGATCGGGACATCACGGAACTTTTCAGCCGGCATCGCGTCACAAACATTCCGTCCGACCAAAGGACACTGCTCGAAAGACCAGACTCGTGGGCTGTCGAGCTAGAGAATACGCCCCACGGCCTTTCGCATCTTCCAGGACACGTTCTTGAGACAGTGAAAGCAACGTATATTGCTAACAAGCACACAACCCAAGAGCGTACTCCGATCCCCAAAAAGCGCAATCGGAGTcctacatcatcaccacttaAGAAAAGGCAACGTAATGGCATAACGAGCACACTTAGATCCGACCATGCGAAACCTCCACAATCATCCCCTGAGCGTGCTGTGTCCTGGTCTCCAACGCCGGAGCCCACATCCTCGAAAGACGCGGACTGTATAGCGGTGGCCATAGTCGACCAAAACACCCAGTCATCCATTGTCCACGAAACACCAAAAACAGGGCCGGGCTTCGGACACCCACAACGGCCGACACCAAACCCAATCATAGAGAACCCACCTTCTTCCGGGGAGACTGAAGACGACTTGGAAACACGGATTCCTGAtgctcagcctcttcacaatggctccGTTAGTAAATCGGCAGTGCGGTCTAAACCGACTGCACCATCTCCGCTTTCCACCCAAAGGACCATGGCTACACCGCCATGCGCTCAGCCGAGCAACACAGCTCCAACGGTGGTGCCAAATACCGTGTCCGCGAGTAAAGAAAGTTTCCATGAGAATAAGAGCCCGAAAACTCGTCGAATAAGGTTCAAGCCAGTCATTGTTGAAAGTCGGAATAGGACGAAAGGTCATAACGAAAAAGATCGCATGCCAACGACTATAATGCCCCCAAATATAATACCCCCAAAAGTCGTCGACGATTTAataccaacatcatctgaTTCTATTATTCCATTCACGGGCATACCCATCACACAAGAGTCCAGAGATATCAGAGAGTCAATCGAGATGAAGGAAGACGAAACGATGGACCACGCGGAGGAAGTTGTTCCCTCAACTAACTTCCATGGTTCAACTGCAGATCGTCCGGTTGTCGACGGTACTGACGAGAAGCCAAGTGACGAGAGCAAGGCGATACAACAGCCGACCACGTCTTCCCGGATGAGTTCGTCAAAGACGACAGCAGGAACGAATTCACAACCACAGATGAATGACCAAAAGAAGACAGAAAagtctcctgctcctgcgcCACTTATAGCGCCAGGCGCTCCTCTGGAACCCTACGAAGCATTTATACAACAATATCCAGATTACCCTGGTGAAAACGGCGGTGACAAGTTGCCCGGGACCAAGTCCAACTTCATTTATGCTTGTGTATACCTCAACTACCTACGTCCAAGGAAGCAGATTCGAGACTGCCTCTATGACGAATTCATCCGAGCTTATCCGTGCTCTTATGGGGAGTACGTCAAACGCTCCCGTATGCAACCTATGGTTGCCATCAAGTGGTTTAATCAGCAAAAAGGGCCCTTGGTATACAATAAATATCTTGTGAACAGGGGCAACTTGAGCCATATCCTCAGATCGTACCCGGAGGAGTTCGCACGCGCGAATGAGCTGGTCTCCAACAAAagcgaagatgatggtggcGGGGATGATCTAATGATATATACAAGCTCAGAAGACGAAGgtgactttgatgaggacGACAGCCAGCGTTCGGTTTCACCATCTCACCATTCTTCGGAAAGGGGAAGCGTCGAGTCACCACAGCCAATTGCAACTATCGAGGATGATATGGAAATCGACCTCCCTGAGATTCCGTCTGCACCTTCAACTTCCAGCAAAGGAAGGCCATCATTGGCATCGACGAATGATTTGGAGATCGTCTCGAGGCCTGTGCCAATGGCGAAGCCCATCACTCCCGCACAGTCGAGCATCAGACGACGGAACCCAGTTTCTGAGAGAAAGCCAGTGCAGTCCTCACGAGTTCAAGAGATCTTGActcagcctcctccacccaCTTCACCCCAAATGCCACAAACTTCAATGTTACCGCCATCCACCATAGGAGGCTCAGCAATCAAGTCGGCGGCTCCTCGACATTCACAGTATTTCAAAAGAATATCCGAGGACCTACGGAAGGCAACACCAAAGCAACGCTCAGCAAAAGATCTTGAAAAGCTTCGAGAGCATTTCAGAAAATCGAAAGGGACAGGGGCGCAAGATCGTCGAAGCAGCAGTGGCCGGTTTGAATAGAATCGCGGATCGGGAAAAGCGCTAGGATCGAGATGACGAGGAGTGATAGTCATGTCGACGATCGAAACTTTCGGGGGAGGCTAAAGCGTTTGTTTATTATTCTATCTGATACCCAAAATTGTTGTTGAATCTGCAGAAATGCCGTCAGCAACATCCTCATGACTGtatagtattattatatCATCAAGTATCACAAGCCATGAAAGGTCCATAGACTCAATTGCATGAAAAGAGATTGATTCGGTGGCGGAAAGAACAGTCTATTGTGCGTGGGCAACATGTCTATGGTAAGCCAAGTAGCTGGTTCGACTGAGAACCTGGCTTGATTAATGAACTGGCAGCATGGcgatgatgcagaagatggaAGTATTAGAAAAGAAATAGAGTCCTTGGTGTCCAGTTGCCTTTCCTCGTCAAGATGCTCAACTTCATTTCTCCCATCATTCCGTGtaacaagaacaagatttTTATCTTCGCCCCCCACTGCCAGTCGTCGTCTCATTTCCACGAAGGGGGGGTATCATACAATCTTGTGTTAAGTTTTTGGGTCCCAATCAATTTTGTGTTGTGTCTTCACTCCGTGGCACGAACTGCTCTCGCTGCCCATCCCTTTTCGACGTTGGTCTTTTTCGCCTTTGTTCCTTTTTTTTGTTCTGCTGATCCCAAATTGGTGATGTTTTTGGTTTTGCTGAGAGTAAgggtaaaaaaaaagaaatcTCGGAGTTGGTAAGCCTTGAAGTCGTCATTCTGTCATTAGCGGTCATTATGATTTTGATTTGTTTTCGTGTccgtttttttttttgtctaCTGGTGAAGAGAGAGTGATGTTGTTTTCACTCTTCCTCAGATTCAGCTCGGGCGGCACGGGCAGCGGcttcgtcttccttcttcttcctttggcgggcttcttcctcgggagTCATGGTGCGCAGCTGGAGGGCGTGGATGCCGTTCTCCTGGGCCATCTCATCGCGGAGAAGGGCGTAGACCATGCGGTGACGGGCAGGCTGCatcttggagttgaaggcgTCGGAGGTGATGACCACGCTGTCACGTGTTAGTTATGCATTGCATCTTGATTGTGAAGTTGGGTTGACCGGGGTATGTGCAGAGGAACGGTGTGGGTGAGTGAGGAAGGGTGTGAGTGAGTATGGGGTACAAGAGACTGCATTGCATGACAAGAGTGTCACGcgggatgagatgagatgagatgagatgaggcgACATGATGTGATTCCAAattgtgatgagatgagaaaagGAGGTTGCACAGAAGTCGGTTGGCAGTGACAAAGAGCGCAATTCTTACCGAAAGTGTGTCTCGCTGGAGGTAGTGTGTTCCATGGCCTTGTGGTGcgagtgaagatgagagtcATTGTAGATCTCGAGAGTTTGGGGGTTGAAGGCCGCGGTGATCTAGAGGGAATAGTCAATGGGTGGTTTCGCCGAATATGCACAATTGAGATCTCTCTCACCTTGGCTCGAATAAGATCCTCAACGGGAGTGTTGGAGTTGCTCATGGTTGAGAGCTGTCGCTGGACGCTCGAAAAGCCGAGCGCGTATCGTCGAAACATGAGGTATGGCGGTCTGACAATAGAAGAACGTAGCGACGTCCAGGTACAATTTTGCGCAATGTCGACTGAAAACTAGATAGAGTCGACAAAGGCGAAACAGATGCGACTATTTAAAAAACGAATTGAGTCGAGGCCAACTCGGAATTTGCGGGCGATataataaagaaagaaagaataGAATCTTTCTTGTCGGGATCCCAAGTGGAGCGGTAATGGATCGACAGGGCAAGACGAAAGGCTCTGGTTGGCCTTTGGCTGGTGGGAGCTTGTGAGGGAGGTGAAGTAGGTTTTTCTAATGAGGTTCCCGAGTTGTCGGTTTGTCCGCCTCTTTAAGCTTTAGGTTATCGGTCTGGCTCTGCCCCCAAAAATAACCACACTGTGATTGTCTGTGACGTGACAACTGAAAGCAGAAACAGGAAGGCAAAAGCGAGAAAAAAATAGCAAACAAGAGGCTTTGCAggcgagacgagacgagacgagacggaAAGTGAAAGGTTGGAAATACAAGTTGGAAGAGGCGGGACAGGACAAACTGATATACGTCTCAAGATATGGACGGGATATGGGATCTAGAGAAGCTTGGACTAGactacctactaacctaggtatgtacagtacattCTATGGATGGATCAGTACCTAAAGCAAGTATCTAAAAGTGGCGGAACCCGTTCACTCTTTCATgaaaaaacaaaaacgcATACACTGGTTGTGATTTGTGAAATTGACAACTCAGGGCGCCGTTGTCCCGTTTCGGTGTGAAGTCGGTGTAGGAAACAACAAGCAAAAAAGGAACAAAACAACCAGAAGCAAAGACGAAAAAAGCCA
This genomic interval from Fusarium verticillioides 7600 chromosome 1, whole genome shotgun sequence contains the following:
- a CDS encoding BolA protein; this encodes MFRRYALGFSSVQRQLSTMSNSNTPVEDLIRAKITAAFNPQTLEIYNDSHLHSHHKAMEHTTSSETHFRVVITSDAFNSKMQPARHRMVYALLRDEMAQENGIHALQLRTMTPEEEARQRKKKEDEAAARAARAESEEE